The following coding sequences are from one Streptomyces sp. NBC_01232 window:
- a CDS encoding MDR family MFS transporter, with amino-acid sequence MATQVTMTHPQIMKALSGLMLGMFVAILSSTIVSNALPQIISDLGGTQSSYTWVVTAALLSMTAATPLWGKLSDLFSKKLLVQISLVIYVLGSVVAGMSQNTGTLIACRVVQGIGVGGLSALAQIVMAAMISPRERGRYSGYLGAVFAVATVGGPLLGGVITDTEWLGWRWCFYVGVPFAVIALIVLQRTLHLPVVRRDVKVDWLGAFLISGAVSLLLIWVTQAGDSYEWISWQTWAMTGGALALGLLFVLVESRASDPIIPLRLFRNKTITLASAASLFVGIAMFSGTVFFSQFFQLARGESPTMSGILTIPMIAGLFVSSTLSGQVITKTGRWKAWLVSGGVLLTAGLGLLGTLRYDTPYWHIAVYMAVTGLGLGMMMQNLVLATQNQVAPEDLGAASSVVTFFRSLGGAMGVSALGAVMANRVTHYVQEGLAALGPKAAALGHGGTAGGGIPDLDKLPAPIREVIESAYGHGVGDVFLYAAPFALLGLVLVVFIKEVALQSKPAAHAPAAASHEPAPAEAVIKA; translated from the coding sequence ATGGCCACACAGGTGACCATGACCCACCCCCAGATCATGAAGGCGCTGTCCGGGCTGATGCTCGGCATGTTCGTGGCGATCCTGTCGTCCACGATCGTCTCCAACGCCCTCCCCCAGATCATCAGCGACCTCGGCGGCACCCAGTCCTCGTACACCTGGGTGGTCACCGCCGCCCTGCTGTCGATGACGGCGGCGACCCCGCTGTGGGGCAAGCTGTCCGACCTCTTCAGCAAGAAGCTGCTGGTCCAGATATCCCTGGTGATCTACGTCCTCGGCTCCGTCGTCGCCGGCATGTCCCAGAACACCGGCACGCTGATCGCCTGCCGTGTGGTCCAGGGCATCGGCGTCGGCGGCCTTTCCGCCCTGGCGCAGATCGTGATGGCGGCCATGATCTCCCCGCGCGAGCGCGGCCGGTACAGCGGCTACCTCGGCGCGGTCTTCGCCGTCGCCACCGTCGGCGGCCCGCTGCTGGGCGGTGTCATCACCGACACCGAGTGGCTGGGCTGGCGCTGGTGCTTCTACGTCGGCGTACCGTTCGCGGTCATCGCGCTGATCGTGCTCCAGCGCACCCTGCACCTCCCGGTCGTGCGCCGCGACGTCAAGGTCGACTGGCTGGGCGCCTTCCTGATCAGCGGCGCGGTCTCGCTGCTGCTGATCTGGGTCACGCAGGCCGGCGACTCCTACGAGTGGATCTCCTGGCAGACCTGGGCGATGACGGGCGGCGCGCTCGCGCTCGGCCTGCTCTTCGTCCTCGTCGAATCCCGCGCGAGCGACCCGATCATCCCGCTGCGGCTGTTCCGCAACAAGACCATCACCCTGGCCTCCGCGGCCTCCCTGTTCGTGGGCATCGCGATGTTCTCGGGCACCGTGTTTTTCAGCCAGTTCTTCCAGTTGGCCCGCGGTGAGTCCCCGACGATGTCCGGAATCCTCACGATTCCGATGATCGCCGGCCTCTTCGTCTCCTCCACCCTTTCCGGTCAGGTGATCACCAAGACCGGTAGGTGGAAGGCCTGGCTCGTCTCCGGCGGCGTGCTGCTGACGGCCGGCCTGGGTCTGCTCGGCACCTTGCGGTACGACACCCCGTACTGGCACATCGCGGTCTACATGGCGGTGACCGGCCTCGGTCTCGGCATGATGATGCAGAACCTGGTCCTCGCCACCCAGAACCAGGTGGCCCCCGAGGACCTGGGCGCGGCCAGCTCGGTCGTCACCTTCTTCCGTTCCCTCGGCGGCGCCATGGGCGTCTCCGCGCTGGGCGCGGTCATGGCGAACCGGGTCACGCACTACGTCCAGGAAGGCCTCGCCGCGCTCGGCCCGAAGGCCGCGGCCCTCGGCCACGGCGGCACCGCCGGGGGCGGGATCCCCGACCTCGACAAGCTGCCCGCGCCGATCCGCGAGGTCATCGAGTCCGCGTACGGGCACGGTGTCGGCGACGTCTTCCTCTACGCCGCCCCGTTCGCGCTGCTCGGACTGGTCCTGGTGGTGTTCATCAAGGAGGTCGCCCTGCAGTCGAAGCCGGCGGCCCACGCCCCGGCGGCGGCTTCGCACGAGCCGGCCCCCGCCGAGGCCGTCATCAAGGCCTAG
- a CDS encoding LytR C-terminal domain-containing protein, which yields MSMLTPPGMGGKYRVTGTAYPRMSRKRSRSRIVLAVLGSILALALVGYGALQLIDVFRGDSPKRNTAAGAKDCPTTPPGTAAKGGPAAASTASAAAKPAVVLPPPGEITVNVYNATPRAGLAKAVGDELAKRGFVIGNVGNAPATFDKQVPGTGILLGSPTTDKAVFSVLGTQLAGTTQQTDTRESADVDLILGDAFKELSTKEDADKALALLANPLPAPKNC from the coding sequence ATGAGCATGCTCACTCCCCCCGGCATGGGCGGAAAGTACCGCGTCACGGGGACCGCCTATCCCCGTATGAGCCGTAAGCGGAGTCGTTCACGGATCGTCCTCGCCGTGCTCGGCTCGATCCTGGCGCTGGCCCTGGTCGGCTACGGGGCCCTGCAGCTCATCGACGTGTTCCGGGGCGACAGCCCCAAGCGGAACACGGCTGCGGGTGCCAAGGACTGCCCGACGACGCCTCCCGGAACCGCGGCCAAGGGCGGCCCCGCCGCCGCCTCCACCGCCTCGGCCGCCGCGAAACCGGCGGTCGTGCTCCCCCCGCCGGGGGAGATCACGGTCAACGTCTACAACGCGACTCCGCGTGCGGGTCTGGCCAAGGCCGTCGGTGACGAGCTGGCGAAACGCGGCTTCGTGATCGGCAACGTGGGCAACGCCCCGGCCACCTTCGACAAGCAGGTCCCCGGCACGGGGATACTGCTGGGCTCCCCCACGACCGACAAGGCCGTCTTCTCGGTCCTGGGCACCCAGCTCGCCGGCACCACCCAGCAGACCGACACCCGCGAGAGCGCGGACGTCGACCTGATCCTGGGCGACGCCTTCAAGGAGCTGAGTACGAAGGAGGACGCGGACAAGGCGCTGGCCCTCCTGGCCAACCCCCTGCCCGCGCCCAAGAACTGCTGA
- a CDS encoding TetR/AcrR family transcriptional regulator, with product MVTAADPGETRTSVWLTARPAAPARRRSEAPSGLDRERITAATVRLLDAVGLARFSMRRLAAGLGVTAMSLYWYVDTKQDLLELALDSALGELRLPAAATEGAPGGAVEGDEAGWPGRLQALARGYRRVLTDHPWVAPLTAAYPNIGPHARAFDAALQRLLDATGLVDAARTGAHLALSQFLHGCGGTVRRAPEGDFCLALDVLIAGIEAKAPAGRAPARP from the coding sequence ATGGTGACCGCGGCCGATCCCGGCGAGACCCGGACCAGCGTGTGGCTGACCGCCAGGCCTGCCGCACCCGCCAGACGTCGCAGCGAGGCACCCTCCGGGCTGGACCGGGAACGGATCACCGCCGCCACCGTGCGGCTGCTCGACGCCGTAGGGCTGGCCCGGTTCTCGATGCGGCGGCTGGCCGCCGGGCTCGGGGTGACCGCGATGTCCCTGTACTGGTACGTGGACACCAAGCAGGATCTGCTCGAACTCGCCCTCGACAGCGCCCTGGGCGAGCTCCGACTGCCGGCCGCGGCGACGGAGGGCGCACCCGGGGGTGCCGTGGAGGGTGACGAGGCGGGCTGGCCGGGCCGGTTGCAGGCGCTGGCCCGTGGCTACCGGCGGGTGCTGACGGACCACCCGTGGGTGGCTCCGCTCACCGCCGCGTACCCGAACATCGGCCCGCACGCGCGGGCCTTCGACGCCGCCCTCCAGCGGCTGCTGGACGCCACCGGCCTGGTGGACGCCGCACGGACCGGCGCCCACCTGGCCCTCTCGCAGTTCCTGCACGGCTGCGGCGGGACGGTCCGGCGGGCGCCGGAGGGCGACTTCTGCCTCGCGCTCGACGTCCTGATCGCGGGCATCGAGGCCAAGGCACCGGCCGGCCGGGCTCCGGCTAGGCCTTGA
- the tadA gene encoding tRNA adenosine(34) deaminase TadA, giving the protein MRLALQEAARAVPAGDVPVGAVVLGPDGKVLATGYNEREATGDPTAHAEVLALRRAAAELGEWRLPGCTLVVTLEPCVMCAGALVQSRVARVVYGADDEKAGAAGSLWDLVRDRRLNHRPEVVRGVLADDCARQLTDFFRHL; this is encoded by the coding sequence ATGCGCCTGGCGCTCCAGGAGGCCGCCCGGGCGGTGCCGGCCGGCGATGTGCCGGTCGGCGCCGTCGTGCTGGGCCCGGACGGGAAGGTCCTCGCCACCGGGTACAACGAACGCGAGGCGACCGGCGACCCCACGGCGCACGCAGAGGTGCTGGCATTGCGCCGGGCGGCCGCCGAGCTCGGGGAGTGGCGGCTTCCGGGGTGCACCCTCGTGGTGACCCTGGAGCCGTGCGTGATGTGCGCGGGCGCGCTCGTGCAGTCCCGCGTCGCCCGGGTCGTCTACGGCGCGGACGACGAGAAGGCGGGCGCCGCGGGGTCGCTGTGGGACCTCGTACGGGACCGCAGGCTCAACCACCGCCCCGAGGTGGTCCGCGGCGTCCTCGCGGACGACTGCGCACGGCAGCTGACGGACTTCTTCCGCCACCTCTGA
- a CDS encoding ArnT family glycosyltransferase yields the protein MTTAAPSLFPVPEARAGTGRRAVDRPRWELPSLAGLLIATAALLLWDLGSSGYANSFYSAAVQAGSESWKAFFFGSSDAGNSITVDKPPAALWPMMLSVRLFGLGAWQILAPQALMGVATTGVLYAAVRRQFGPGAALLSGAAFALTPVAALMFRFNNPDALLTLLLTVTVYCVLRALDGARTKWLVWAGVAVGFAFLTKTLQAFVILPPLALLYAVCAPTRLRKRLGQLLLAGLAMVVAGGWWVAIVELWPASSRPYIGGSQNNSFLELTLGYNGLGRINGNETGSVGGGGRGGAGGGGGGGWGETGIDRLFSGNIGGQIAWLLPAALVLLVAGLVVTWRARRATDSLDGMARAAFLAWGGSLLITAVVFSYMQGIFHEYYTVALAPFVAALIGMGVAVLWEERGGRAASVTLSGTLALTAVWSFVLLGRATGYLPWLRWAVLVGGLLAALALPFAARGGRRMLQAAAGLGLAAALAGPLAYCLTTVSTGHTGSIVTAGPAVAGGRGGPGGMMGGPGGPGGAGGPGEMLQGGQGGQGGQGGPGGQRNDGRPGAGQQGAGQGQGGTPQGQGQGQGGTGGRGGERFGGGQGGPGGLLNGARVSAEAKKALTTDAGSYTWAAAAIGSQNAASYQLASGAPVMPIGGFNGSDPSPTLEQFQKYVREGKIHWFIGQGTSTDAAGTPEGGMGGGGGQGGGRGGPGGGTSSDIETWIKATFKASTVGGATFYDLTAPTS from the coding sequence ATGACCACGGCAGCACCCTCGCTCTTCCCGGTCCCCGAGGCCCGCGCCGGTACCGGCCGCCGCGCGGTCGACCGTCCCCGGTGGGAACTCCCCTCCCTCGCCGGACTGCTGATCGCCACCGCCGCCCTGCTGCTGTGGGACCTGGGCTCCTCCGGCTACGCCAACTCCTTCTACTCCGCCGCCGTACAGGCGGGCAGCGAGAGCTGGAAGGCCTTCTTCTTCGGCTCCTCCGACGCCGGGAACTCCATCACCGTCGACAAGCCCCCGGCGGCCCTGTGGCCGATGATGCTGTCCGTCCGGCTCTTCGGGCTCGGCGCCTGGCAGATCCTCGCCCCGCAGGCGCTGATGGGCGTGGCGACCACCGGTGTGCTCTACGCCGCGGTGCGCCGCCAGTTCGGTCCCGGGGCCGCGCTGCTGAGCGGCGCCGCCTTCGCACTGACGCCCGTCGCCGCGCTGATGTTCCGCTTCAACAACCCCGACGCGCTCCTGACCCTGCTGCTGACCGTCACCGTGTACTGCGTACTGCGCGCCCTCGACGGGGCCCGCACCAAGTGGCTGGTCTGGGCCGGGGTCGCCGTCGGTTTCGCGTTCCTCACCAAGACCCTGCAGGCCTTCGTCATCCTGCCGCCGCTGGCCCTGCTGTACGCCGTCTGCGCGCCCACCCGGCTGCGCAAGCGGCTCGGCCAGCTGCTGCTGGCGGGCCTCGCGATGGTGGTGGCCGGCGGCTGGTGGGTCGCCATCGTCGAGCTGTGGCCCGCCTCCTCCCGCCCGTACATCGGTGGCTCGCAGAACAACTCCTTCCTGGAGCTGACCCTCGGCTACAACGGCCTCGGCCGGATCAACGGCAACGAGACCGGCAGTGTCGGCGGCGGTGGTCGCGGAGGCGCCGGTGGTGGCGGTGGCGGCGGCTGGGGAGAGACCGGCATCGACCGGCTCTTCTCGGGCAACATCGGGGGGCAGATCGCCTGGCTGCTGCCGGCGGCCCTGGTGCTGCTGGTGGCCGGCCTGGTGGTCACCTGGCGGGCCCGCCGGGCCACCGACTCGCTCGACGGCATGGCCCGGGCCGCCTTCCTGGCCTGGGGCGGCTCGCTGCTGATCACCGCGGTCGTCTTCAGCTACATGCAGGGCATCTTCCACGAGTACTACACGGTGGCGCTCGCGCCGTTCGTGGCCGCGCTGATCGGCATGGGCGTCGCCGTGCTGTGGGAGGAGCGGGGCGGCAGGGCGGCATCGGTCACCCTGTCCGGCACGCTCGCCCTGACGGCGGTCTGGTCGTTCGTGCTGCTCGGCCGGGCCACCGGCTACCTGCCGTGGCTGCGCTGGGCGGTCCTGGTGGGCGGGCTGCTCGCAGCGCTCGCGCTGCCGTTCGCCGCGCGGGGCGGGCGCCGGATGCTGCAGGCCGCGGCGGGGCTGGGCCTCGCGGCGGCGCTGGCCGGGCCGTTGGCGTACTGCCTGACCACGGTGAGCACCGGGCACACCGGCTCGATCGTGACGGCCGGCCCGGCGGTGGCGGGCGGCCGGGGCGGACCCGGCGGGATGATGGGCGGCCCCGGTGGACCCGGCGGTGCGGGCGGTCCCGGCGAGATGCTCCAGGGCGGCCAGGGCGGCCAGGGCGGCCAGGGCGGTCCGGGTGGGCAGCGGAATGACGGCCGGCCGGGCGCCGGTCAGCAGGGCGCAGGGCAGGGCCAGGGCGGGACGCCGCAGGGCCAGGGCCAGGGTCAAGGCGGGACGGGTGGACGCGGCGGCGAGCGGTTCGGCGGCGGCCAGGGCGGTCCGGGCGGCCTGCTCAACGGCGCCCGGGTGAGCGCGGAGGCCAAGAAGGCCCTCACCACCGACGCCGGCTCCTACACCTGGGCGGCGGCAGCCATCGGCTCCCAGAACGCGGCGAGCTACCAGCTGGCCTCCGGTGCGCCCGTCATGCCGATCGGTGGCTTCAACGGCAGTGACCCCTCGCCGACCCTGGAGCAGTTCCAGAAGTACGTGCGGGAGGGGAAGATCCACTGGTTCATCGGCCAGGGCACGAGCACCGATGCAGCCGGCACCCCCGAGGGCGGCATGGGCGGTGGCGGCGGCCAGGGCGGGGGTCGCGGCGGCCCGGGCGGGGGAACGAGCTCGGACATCGAGACCTGGATCAAGGCCACCTTCAAGGCGTCCACGGTCGGCGGAGCGACCTTCTACGACCTGACGGCCCCGACGAGCTGA
- a CDS encoding RNA polymerase sigma factor SigF, producing MPLQSEPQREHRQEPLQEPPEEPPVAPRPPSRGADTRALTQVLFGQLKGLEPGTSEHSRVRGALIEANLPLVRYAAARFRSRNEPMEDVVQVGTIGLINAIDRFDPDRGVQFPTFAMPTVVGEIKRYFRDNVRTVHVPRRLHELWVQVNAATEDLTTLHGRTPTTAEIAERLRISEDEVLSCIEAGRSYHATSLEAAQEGDGMPGLLDRLGYEDPELAGVEHRDLVRHLLVQLPEREQRILLLRYYNNLTQSQISVELGVSQMHVSRLLARSFARLRSANRIEA from the coding sequence GTGCCCCTCCAGTCGGAGCCCCAGCGGGAACACCGCCAGGAGCCCCTCCAGGAGCCGCCCGAGGAGCCCCCGGTCGCGCCGAGACCCCCGAGCAGGGGCGCGGACACCCGGGCCCTCACCCAGGTCCTCTTCGGCCAGCTGAAGGGCCTGGAACCGGGCACCAGCGAGCACAGCCGGGTGCGCGGGGCCCTCATCGAGGCCAACCTCCCGCTCGTCCGGTACGCGGCCGCCCGCTTCCGCAGCCGCAACGAGCCGATGGAGGACGTGGTCCAGGTCGGCACCATCGGCCTGATCAACGCCATCGACCGGTTCGACCCGGACCGCGGCGTGCAGTTCCCGACCTTCGCGATGCCGACCGTCGTGGGCGAGATCAAACGGTACTTCCGCGACAACGTCCGCACCGTCCACGTGCCGCGCCGCCTCCACGAGCTGTGGGTCCAGGTCAACGCCGCCACCGAGGACCTCACGACCCTCCACGGCCGCACCCCGACCACCGCCGAGATCGCCGAACGGCTGCGCATCTCCGAGGACGAGGTGCTGTCCTGCATCGAGGCCGGGCGCAGCTACCACGCGACCTCCCTGGAGGCCGCCCAGGAGGGCGACGGCATGCCCGGACTGCTGGACCGCCTCGGCTACGAGGACCCGGAACTGGCCGGCGTCGAGCACCGCGACCTCGTCCGCCACCTCCTCGTCCAGCTGCCCGAACGCGAGCAACGGATCCTGCTCCTGCGGTACTACAACAATCTGACGCAGTCCCAGATCAGCGTGGAACTCGGCGTCTCCCAGATGCACGTCTCCCGCCTCCTCGCCCGGAGCTTCGCCCGACTGAGATCCGCAAACAGGATCGAGGCGTAA
- a CDS encoding type II toxin-antitoxin system VapB family antitoxin, translating into MIFKRIGSGRPYPDHGRETTRQWADVAPRPVRLDQLVTTKGQLDLETLLAEDSTFYGDLFAHVVKWRGDLYLEDGLHRAVRAALQQRQVLHARVLEMD; encoded by the coding sequence GTGATCTTCAAGCGCATCGGAAGCGGACGGCCCTACCCCGACCACGGCAGGGAAACCACCCGGCAGTGGGCGGACGTCGCGCCGCGCCCGGTCCGGCTCGACCAGCTCGTGACGACCAAGGGCCAGCTGGACCTCGAAACGCTGCTCGCCGAGGACTCCACCTTCTACGGCGACCTGTTCGCGCACGTCGTGAAGTGGCGGGGCGACCTCTACTTGGAGGACGGGCTGCACCGCGCCGTGCGCGCCGCCCTGCAGCAGCGCCAGGTGCTCCACGCGCGCGTCCTCGAGATGGACTGA
- a CDS encoding RNA polymerase sigma factor SigF, producing MSVDQGSSKVLTLVKSAPAPTAPVASDRSEAIDTRTLSRSLFQRLAALDADSPERAYVRDTLIELNLPLVRYAAARFRSRNEPMEDIVQVGTIGLIKAIDRFDCERGVEFPTFAMPTVVGEIKRFFRDTSWSVRVPRRLQELRLALTKASDELAQKLDRSPTVPELAAVLGVSEEDVVDGLAVGNAYTASSLDSPSPEDEGGEGSLADRLGYEDTALEGVEYRESLKPLLAKLPPRERQIIMLRFFANMTQSQIGEEVGISQMHVSRLLTRTLAQLRVGLIGE from the coding sequence ATGTCCGTAGACCAGGGCAGCTCCAAGGTGCTCACGCTCGTCAAGAGCGCGCCAGCGCCGACAGCACCTGTAGCGTCCGACCGCTCGGAAGCCATCGACACACGCACCCTCTCCCGCTCCCTCTTCCAGCGACTTGCCGCCCTGGATGCGGACAGCCCCGAACGGGCGTACGTACGCGACACCCTGATCGAGCTGAACCTGCCTCTCGTGCGCTACGCGGCCGCTCGGTTCCGCAGCCGCAACGAGCCGATGGAGGACATCGTCCAGGTCGGCACCATCGGCCTGATCAAGGCGATCGACCGCTTCGACTGCGAACGCGGCGTCGAGTTCCCGACGTTCGCGATGCCGACCGTCGTGGGCGAGATCAAACGATTCTTTAGGGACACCTCCTGGTCCGTCCGCGTCCCGCGCCGGCTCCAGGAACTGCGCCTGGCGCTGACCAAGGCCAGTGACGAGCTCGCCCAGAAGCTGGACCGCTCGCCGACCGTCCCGGAGCTGGCCGCCGTACTCGGGGTCTCGGAGGAGGACGTCGTCGACGGCCTCGCCGTCGGCAACGCGTACACGGCCTCCTCGCTCGACTCGCCCTCCCCCGAGGACGAGGGCGGCGAGGGCTCGCTCGCGGACCGCCTCGGGTACGAGGACACCGCGCTCGAGGGCGTCGAGTACCGCGAGTCCCTGAAGCCGCTGCTCGCCAAACTCCCGCCCAGGGAACGGCAGATCATCATGCTGCGGTTCTTCGCGAACATGACGCAGTCGCAGATCGGCGAGGAGGTCGGCATCTCCCAGATGCACGTCTCCCGGCTGCTGACCCGCACCCTCGCGCAACTGCGCGTGGGCCTCATCGGGGAGTGA
- a CDS encoding tRNA adenosine deaminase-associated protein — translation MYFAALLARTEDGWEASDMELDDVESLSDLIDLARSAAVDDDTVVALIEQEDAWFGVVRVDGEEDPRYFVSNASAAARSSYGSMLTKELLGSDEEDDELDELDLDGTEDGEEDAVAAFTDEDADEDETGGTGAEPVPAGPLGDPLLLDDLGVTNKQLMTLDGDALSEIADSLGATEVLEAVR, via the coding sequence GTGTATTTCGCCGCACTGCTCGCGCGCACCGAAGACGGGTGGGAAGCGAGCGACATGGAACTCGACGACGTCGAGTCCCTCAGTGATCTGATCGATCTCGCCCGGTCCGCCGCTGTCGACGACGACACGGTGGTCGCCCTCATCGAGCAGGAGGACGCCTGGTTCGGCGTCGTCCGCGTGGACGGCGAGGAGGACCCGCGGTACTTCGTGTCGAACGCCTCCGCGGCCGCCCGCAGCTCCTACGGCTCGATGCTGACCAAAGAGCTGCTGGGCAGCGACGAGGAGGACGACGAACTCGACGAACTGGACCTGGACGGCACCGAGGACGGCGAGGAGGATGCCGTCGCCGCGTTCACGGACGAGGACGCCGATGAGGACGAGACGGGCGGGACCGGTGCGGAGCCGGTACCGGCCGGTCCGCTCGGTGACCCCCTGCTGCTGGACGACCTCGGGGTGACCAACAAACAACTGATGACCCTGGACGGGGACGCACTCTCGGAGATCGCCGATTCCCTCGGCGCCACCGAGGTCCTGGAGGCCGTCCGCTAG
- a CDS encoding MarR family winged helix-turn-helix transcriptional regulator, producing the protein MARQLTGIGAVKRELARSLPPDCPPGAAAVLTVLDRHGEMRLSRLAEFMAVDISVTSRHVTHIADRGWIERETDPGDGRCRILRITPTGRALLGELGARYTASLERALRDWSPQDIDVLNTLLARLRSSF; encoded by the coding sequence CTGGCCCGCCAGCTCACCGGCATCGGCGCGGTCAAGCGCGAGCTCGCCCGCAGCCTGCCCCCGGACTGCCCGCCCGGCGCCGCCGCCGTCCTCACCGTGCTCGACCGGCACGGGGAGATGCGGCTGAGCCGGCTGGCCGAGTTCATGGCGGTCGACATCTCCGTGACCAGCCGGCACGTCACGCACATCGCCGACCGCGGCTGGATCGAGCGCGAGACCGACCCGGGCGACGGACGCTGCCGGATCCTGCGGATCACCCCGACCGGACGGGCGCTCCTCGGCGAGCTCGGCGCCCGGTACACGGCCTCGCTGGAAAGAGCCCTCCGCGACTGGTCGCCCCAGGACATCGACGTACTGAACACCCTGCTGGCCCGACTCCGATCGAGCTTCTAG
- the upp gene encoding uracil phosphoribosyltransferase, translated as MRLQVVDHPLVAHKLTTLRDKRTDSATFRRLADELVTLLAYEATRDVRTEQADIETPVAPTTGVKLSHPRPLVVPILRAGLGMLDGMVRLLPTAEVGFLGMVRNEETLEASTYATRMPEDLSGRQVYVVDPMLATGGTLVAAIQELIKRGADDVTAVVLLAAPEGVEIMERELAGTPVTVVTAAVDERLNEHGYIVPGLGDAGDRMYGSAE; from the coding sequence GTGCGTTTGCAGGTCGTCGATCACCCCTTGGTGGCGCACAAACTCACCACCCTGCGCGACAAGCGCACCGACTCCGCCACCTTCCGGCGGCTCGCCGACGAGCTGGTGACCCTGCTCGCGTACGAGGCCACCCGGGACGTGCGCACGGAGCAGGCCGACATCGAGACCCCGGTCGCCCCGACCACCGGCGTGAAGCTCTCGCACCCGCGCCCGCTGGTCGTCCCGATCCTGCGTGCCGGCCTCGGCATGCTCGACGGCATGGTGCGCCTGCTGCCGACCGCCGAGGTGGGCTTCCTGGGCATGGTCCGCAACGAGGAGACCCTGGAGGCCTCCACGTACGCGACGCGCATGCCGGAGGACCTCTCGGGCCGCCAGGTCTACGTCGTCGACCCGATGCTCGCCACCGGCGGCACGCTGGTCGCGGCGATCCAGGAACTGATCAAGCGCGGCGCCGACGACGTCACGGCCGTGGTGCTGCTGGCCGCGCCCGAGGGCGTCGAGATCATGGAGCGCGAGCTGGCGGGCACGCCGGTGACGGTGGTGACGGCCGCGGTGGACGAGCGGCTCAACGAGCACGGCTACATCGTGCCGGGCCTGGGTGACGCGGGCGACCGGATGTACGGCTCGGCCGAGTAG
- a CDS encoding universal stress protein translates to MSNTPVIAAVDGSDHSLRALEWARAEAVRHGSGLLVAHVLPDHAQLYAGRRASLHDSSQPAEFADPVRDWILALLGDGSRLPEGVTYEALEGSVPEALRVIGSQARVLVMGSRGRGGFASLLLGSSSRAVASTAACPVVVVPHAERSAEADADAQQSAGRVVLGLHAAETPDDVLAFAFTEAAVRGTTVQVVSAYAIPPSPTLMIDSPFAVIPPEGLADGGDGVPAEREMLRSQTERLAPLRERFPDVPVEQAAVPGDPAGRLVTASRAAALVVVGRHHPRRTAMSLPIGSVAHAVLHHAHGPVAVVPTLKDDS, encoded by the coding sequence ATGAGCAACACACCGGTGATCGCGGCCGTCGACGGATCGGACCACAGCCTCAGGGCCCTGGAGTGGGCGCGGGCCGAGGCCGTCCGGCACGGCAGCGGGCTGCTGGTCGCCCATGTACTGCCCGACCACGCCCAGTTGTATGCCGGGCGCCGGGCATCGCTGCACGACTCCTCGCAGCCCGCGGAATTCGCCGACCCCGTCCGCGACTGGATCCTGGCCCTGCTCGGCGACGGCTCCCGGCTGCCCGAAGGGGTCACGTACGAGGCCCTGGAGGGCTCCGTCCCCGAGGCCCTGCGGGTGATCGGGTCCCAGGCCCGGGTCCTGGTGATGGGCTCCCGGGGCCGCGGCGGCTTCGCCAGCCTGCTGCTCGGCTCGAGCAGCCGCGCCGTGGCGAGCACGGCCGCCTGCCCGGTGGTCGTGGTCCCGCACGCGGAGCGCAGCGCCGAGGCCGACGCCGACGCGCAGCAGTCGGCCGGGCGGGTGGTGCTCGGGCTGCACGCCGCCGAGACCCCCGACGACGTACTGGCCTTCGCGTTCACCGAAGCGGCCGTGCGGGGGACCACCGTCCAGGTGGTCTCCGCGTACGCCATCCCGCCCTCGCCGACCCTGATGATCGACAGCCCCTTCGCGGTGATCCCGCCGGAAGGACTGGCCGACGGAGGGGACGGCGTACCGGCCGAACGGGAGATGCTGCGGTCCCAGACGGAGCGGCTGGCACCGCTGCGCGAGCGGTTTCCGGACGTCCCGGTCGAGCAGGCCGCCGTGCCCGGGGACCCGGCGGGCCGGCTGGTCACCGCCTCCCGGGCGGCGGCACTCGTCGTGGTGGGCCGCCACCATCCCCGGCGCACCGCGATGTCGCTGCCGATCGGCTCGGTGGCCCACGCCGTACTGCACCACGCGCACGGTCCGGTGGCCGTGGTCCCGACCCTCAAGGACGACTCCTGA